A single genomic interval of Streptococcus suis harbors:
- a CDS encoding ribonuclease J, whose amino-acid sequence MSSIKIMALGGVRENGKNLYIAEVNEHIFVLDAGAKYPENEQLGVDVVVPNFDYLEENKHRVAGVFLSHGHADAIGALPYLLEKVKVPVFGSHLTIELAKLLVKGNNATKKFNDFNVINAETEIDFGDSVASFFQTTHSIPESLGIVVKTDEGNIVYTGDFKFDQAADKFYRTDFGRLAEIGKEGVLALLSDSANADSNVQVASMHEAGEEILNTIADCDGRVIVAAVASNIVRIQQIFDAAEATGRRVVLTGHDVENIVRTAIQLKKLRLVSERLLVKPKDMNKYEDHELIILETGRMGEPLNGLRKMSIGRHRYVEIKEGDLVYIVTTPSISKEAVVARVENLIYKAGGTVKSITKKLRVSGHGNARDLQLMLNIMKPKYLFPVQGEYRQLDAHAKAALEIGMYPENIIIVKRGDVMAFEEGDFVHSGAVPAGDVMIDGNAMGDVGNIVLRDRKILSEDGIFIVAITVNRREKKIISKAKVNTRGFVYVKKSKDILREASDLVNATVENYFTKDSFDWTELKSAVRDDLAKFLFDQTKRRPAILPVIMEVK is encoded by the coding sequence ATGAGTAGCATAAAAATCATGGCTCTCGGAGGTGTACGTGAAAATGGAAAAAATCTCTACATTGCCGAAGTGAATGAACACATTTTTGTTTTGGATGCGGGGGCAAAGTATCCTGAGAATGAACAGTTAGGTGTGGATGTAGTCGTCCCAAATTTCGATTATTTGGAAGAAAATAAGCATCGTGTAGCAGGGGTCTTTTTATCTCACGGGCATGCAGATGCTATCGGAGCGCTTCCTTATCTCTTGGAGAAAGTGAAAGTGCCAGTATTTGGTTCGCACTTGACGATCGAATTGGCTAAGCTACTTGTCAAGGGGAATAATGCTACTAAGAAATTTAATGATTTCAATGTTATCAATGCTGAAACGGAAATTGATTTCGGGGATTCAGTGGCATCTTTCTTTCAGACGACTCACTCTATTCCAGAGAGTTTAGGAATTGTCGTTAAGACGGATGAAGGAAATATTGTCTACACAGGTGACTTTAAGTTTGACCAGGCGGCAGATAAGTTTTATCGTACGGATTTTGGGCGATTGGCTGAAATCGGTAAAGAAGGTGTGTTGGCCCTCTTGTCAGACTCAGCAAATGCAGATAGCAATGTTCAAGTAGCTAGCATGCATGAGGCTGGGGAGGAAATTCTCAATACGATTGCTGACTGTGACGGGCGTGTTATTGTGGCAGCAGTTGCCAGCAATATTGTACGTATTCAACAGATTTTTGATGCAGCAGAAGCAACTGGTCGTCGTGTCGTGTTGACAGGACATGATGTGGAAAACATTGTCCGAACAGCGATTCAATTGAAAAAACTTCGTTTGGTCAGCGAACGCTTGTTGGTAAAACCAAAGGATATGAACAAGTATGAAGACCATGAATTGATTATTCTAGAAACTGGTCGTATGGGCGAGCCGTTAAATGGATTGCGTAAAATGTCTATCGGTAGACATCGCTACGTTGAAATCAAAGAAGGTGATCTAGTTTATATTGTTACCACTCCAAGTATTTCAAAAGAAGCGGTTGTTGCTCGTGTAGAAAACTTGATTTACAAGGCTGGTGGAACGGTCAAATCCATTACAAAAAAACTGCGTGTATCTGGTCACGGCAATGCGCGTGATTTGCAGCTCATGCTCAACATCATGAAGCCTAAATATCTTTTCCCAGTTCAAGGGGAGTATCGTCAATTGGATGCTCACGCTAAGGCTGCGCTTGAAATCGGTATGTATCCAGAAAACATTATCATCGTTAAGCGTGGGGATGTCATGGCTTTTGAAGAGGGGGATTTTGTCCATAGCGGAGCGGTTCCTGCTGGCGATGTCATGATTGACGGAAATGCCATGGGAGATGTTGGAAATATTGTCCTTCGTGACCGTAAAATTCTCTCAGAAGACGGTATCTTTATCGTGGCAATCACTGTCAACCGCCGTGAGAAGAAAATCATTTCCAAGGCCAAGGTCAATACCCGTGGTTTTGTCTACGTGAAAAAGAGCAAGGACATTTTGCGTGAGGCATCAGATTTGGTTAACGCAACGGTGGAAAATTACTTCACCAAGGATAGTTTTGATTGGACAGAACTCAAGAGTGCTGTTCGCGATGACCTAGCTAAATTCCTCTTTGATCAAACCAAACGTCGCCCAGCTATTTTGCCGGTGATTATGGAAGTGAAATAG
- a CDS encoding alpha/beta hydrolase: MAIMKIEYHSEALDMSRQVTVLYPDRNRVENPDDNDIPVLYLLHGMGGNQDSWLNRSTVERLVRYTNLIVVMVNTDKGWYTNTTYGMNYFDAIAVELPQILKRFFPNMSDKREKNFIAGLSMGGYGTFKIAMITNRFSHAASLSGALYFDFENPATAELGSLSYWRGVFGDISDKQNPNNLLEIAKQSDKKTKFYAWCGEEDFLFEGHQKAVGELKELGFDIEASFGPGKHEWYYWNQQIEKVLAWLPIDFKLEERLS, translated from the coding sequence ATGGCAATAATGAAAATTGAATACCACTCAGAAGCTCTAGATATGTCTAGACAGGTTACGGTTTTATATCCAGATCGCAATCGTGTGGAAAATCCTGATGACAACGATATTCCTGTCCTATATCTTTTGCACGGTATGGGAGGCAATCAGGATTCCTGGCTGAATCGTTCTACAGTGGAACGATTGGTTCGTTATACCAATCTTATCGTGGTTATGGTCAATACAGATAAAGGCTGGTATACCAATACCACTTACGGTATGAATTACTTCGATGCCATTGCAGTAGAGTTGCCTCAAATTCTCAAACGATTTTTCCCAAATATGTCTGACAAGCGGGAGAAGAATTTTATCGCTGGTTTGTCTATGGGTGGTTATGGGACCTTCAAGATTGCCATGATAACCAATCGTTTTTCACACGCAGCTTCGCTTTCAGGCGCATTGTATTTTGATTTTGAAAATCCAGCGACAGCAGAATTGGGAAGCCTTTCGTATTGGCGAGGAGTATTTGGTGATATTTCTGATAAACAGAATCCAAATAATTTGTTAGAAATTGCTAAACAATCCGATAAAAAGACCAAATTTTATGCCTGGTGTGGTGAGGAAGATTTTCTCTTTGAAGGGCATCAAAAGGCAGTTGGGGAGTTGAAAGAGCTGGGATTTGATATAGAGGCGAGTTTCGGACCTGGTAAACATGAGTGGTACTACTGGAATCAGCAGATTGAGAAAGTATTGGCTTGGTTGCCAATTGATTTCAAATTGGAAGAAAGACTGTCCTAG
- the tnpB gene encoding IS66 family insertion sequence element accessory protein TnpB (TnpB, as the term is used for proteins encoded by IS66 family insertion elements, is considered an accessory protein, since TnpC, encoded by a neighboring gene, is a DDE family transposase.): MTIQLSDLGQVYLVCGKTDMRQGIDSLAYLIKSQFNLDPFSGQVYLFCGGRKDRFKALYWDGQGFWLLYKRFENGKLTWPNNEEEVKALTSEQVDWLMKGFSIIPKINVSKSRDFY, translated from the coding sequence ATGACCATCCAACTCAGTGATTTAGGTCAAGTTTACTTGGTCTGTGGAAAAACAGATATGCGTCAGGGAATTGATTCCCTGGCCTATCTTATCAAAAGTCAGTTCAACCTGGATCCCTTCTCCGGTCAGGTCTATCTCTTCTGCGGAGGTCGAAAAGACCGGTTCAAAGCTCTTTATTGGGATGGACAGGGATTTTGGTTATTGTATAAACGTTTTGAAAATGGGAAATTGACCTGGCCAAACAATGAAGAAGAGGTCAAGGCTCTAACTTCCGAGCAAGTCGACTGGCTCATGAAAGGATTTTCTATCATTCCAAAAATAAATGTTTCAAAAAGTCGTGATTTCTATTGA
- a CDS encoding NFACT family protein translates to MSFDGFFLHHMTAELRANLEGGRIQKINQPFEQEIVLNIRSNRQSHKLLLSAHSVFGRVQLTQSDFTNPKVPNTFTMILRKYLQGAIIEEIRQLDNDRILEFSVSNKDEIGDHIQATLIVEIMGKHSNIILVDKSEQKIIEAIKHVGFSQNSYRTILPGSTYIRPPETHSLNPYTVSDEKLFEILSTQELSPKNLQQVFQGLGRDTASELASHLQTDRLKNFRAFFDQATQPSLTDKSYAALPFTNSPENQPHFESLSSLLDFYYQDKAERDRVAQQANELIKRVASELEKNRKKLVKQEQELADTETAELVRQKGELLTTYLHQVPNDQASVTLDNYYTGQELEIELDVALTPSQNAQRYFKKYQKLKEAVKHLTNLIEETKATIVYLESVDTMLGQASLAEIDEIREELIETGYLKRRHREKIHKRQKPERYLATDGKTIILVGKNNLQNDELTFKMAKKGELWFHAKDIPGSHVVITDNLDPSDEVKTDAAELAAYFSKARHSNLVQVDMIEAKKLHKPTGGKPGFVTYRGQKTLRVTPTEDKIKSMKI, encoded by the coding sequence ATGTCTTTTGACGGATTTTTTTTACATCACATGACGGCTGAGTTAAGGGCCAATTTAGAAGGTGGGCGGATTCAGAAAATCAACCAGCCCTTTGAACAGGAAATTGTTCTGAACATCCGTAGCAACCGTCAGAGCCATAAATTGCTCCTGTCCGCCCATTCGGTTTTCGGTCGAGTTCAGCTGACCCAATCGGACTTTACCAATCCCAAGGTACCCAATACCTTTACCATGATTCTGCGGAAATACTTGCAGGGAGCTATTATCGAGGAGATTCGTCAGTTGGACAATGACCGCATCTTAGAATTTTCGGTGTCCAACAAGGACGAGATTGGCGACCATATCCAAGCTACCTTGATTGTGGAAATCATGGGCAAGCACAGCAATATCATCTTGGTGGATAAGTCTGAGCAGAAGATTATTGAGGCTATCAAGCACGTTGGTTTCTCGCAAAATTCCTACCGAACCATCTTGCCAGGTTCCACCTACATTCGTCCACCGGAGACGCATTCTCTCAATCCTTATACGGTATCTGACGAGAAATTGTTTGAAATCTTATCGACTCAGGAACTGAGTCCGAAAAATCTCCAACAGGTCTTTCAAGGTTTGGGTCGGGATACAGCTTCTGAACTGGCTAGTCACTTGCAGACGGACCGCCTGAAGAACTTCCGTGCCTTTTTTGACCAGGCTACACAGCCTAGCCTAACGGACAAATCCTATGCTGCTCTGCCATTTACCAATAGCCCTGAAAACCAGCCACACTTTGAGAGCCTGAGCAGTCTGCTGGACTTCTACTATCAGGACAAGGCGGAGCGGGACCGGGTGGCCCAGCAGGCCAATGAGCTGATCAAGCGAGTGGCCAGTGAGCTAGAGAAAAATCGCAAGAAACTGGTCAAGCAGGAGCAGGAATTGGCGGATACGGAGACGGCGGAGTTGGTGCGACAAAAGGGCGAGCTCTTGACCACCTATCTGCATCAAGTGCCAAATGACCAGGCTAGTGTGACCTTAGACAACTACTATACGGGCCAGGAACTGGAGATTGAGTTGGACGTGGCTCTTACTCCTAGCCAGAATGCCCAACGTTATTTCAAAAAGTACCAGAAACTCAAGGAGGCGGTCAAACACCTGACCAACTTGATTGAGGAGACCAAGGCAACCATTGTCTATCTGGAGTCCGTTGACACCATGCTGGGACAGGCTAGTCTGGCAGAAATCGATGAAATCCGTGAGGAATTGATTGAAACAGGCTACCTCAAGCGCCGCCACCGTGAGAAAATCCATAAGCGCCAGAAACCTGAACGTTACTTGGCGACGGACGGGAAGACTATTATTCTGGTCGGGAAAAATAACCTGCAAAATGATGAGTTGACCTTCAAAATGGCCAAAAAAGGCGAACTTTGGTTCCATGCCAAAGACATCCCAGGCAGTCATGTGGTCATCACAGACAACTTGGACCCAAGCGATGAGGTCAAGACCGATGCTGCCGAGTTGGCTGCCTACTTCTCCAAGGCTAGACATTCTAACTTGGTCCAAGTCGACATGATTGAAGCCAAAAAACTCCATAAACCAACAGGTGGCAAGCCAGGTTTTGTGACCTACCGCGGTCAGAAGACCCTCCGTGTCACCCCAACTGAAGACAAAATAAAATCCATGAAAATCTAG
- a CDS encoding ABC transporter permease → MIVSTVSQALLWAVLGLGIFVTFRILNFPDMTTEGSFPLGGAVAVTLLTQGVHPILATLAAVLVGCLAGFITGLLYTKGKIPTLLAGILVMSSCHSVILFIMGRANLGLLNTKRLQDFLPFSEQINGLLLGLGSLAVVIGALMFFLYTRLGQAFIATGDNPDMARSFGINTSRMELLGLVLSNGIIALAGALIAQQEGYADVSRGIGVIVVGMASLIIGEVIYGNLTMLERFLAIVVGAIFYQFLILVVISLGINTSYLRIFSAMILATCLMVPELKNKLLKGASLSR, encoded by the coding sequence ATGATTGTATCAACAGTTTCACAGGCTCTTTTATGGGCTGTACTAGGTTTGGGAATATTCGTTACCTTTCGGATTCTGAATTTTCCTGATATGACGACAGAGGGCTCTTTCCCGCTTGGAGGAGCGGTTGCTGTTACCTTATTGACGCAAGGAGTTCATCCTATCTTGGCTACTCTAGCAGCAGTTCTTGTTGGCTGTTTGGCGGGCTTTATCACAGGCTTGCTTTATACCAAGGGGAAAATTCCCACTCTCCTAGCTGGTATCTTGGTCATGTCTTCCTGTCACTCTGTCATTTTATTTATCATGGGTAGGGCAAATCTAGGCTTACTGAATACCAAACGTTTACAAGATTTCCTTCCTTTTTCTGAGCAAATTAATGGTCTCTTGCTAGGTCTAGGTAGTCTAGCGGTGGTGATTGGTGCCTTGATGTTCTTCCTCTATACTCGCCTTGGACAAGCCTTTATTGCAACAGGGGATAATCCAGATATGGCTCGCAGTTTTGGTATCAATACAAGTCGAATGGAGTTGCTAGGTCTTGTTCTTTCAAATGGGATCATCGCTCTTGCAGGTGCCTTGATTGCACAACAAGAAGGCTATGCGGATGTGTCGCGTGGTATTGGTGTCATTGTGGTCGGTATGGCTAGTCTGATTATCGGTGAGGTAATTTATGGTAACCTTACTATGTTAGAACGATTCTTGGCCATTGTTGTCGGAGCGATTTTCTATCAGTTCTTAATTTTGGTGGTCATTTCCCTCGGTATCAATACCAGCTACCTCCGTATCTTCTCGGCCATGATTCTGGCAACTTGCCTCATGGTTCCTGAGTTGAAAAATAAACTTCTGAAAGGAGCCAGTCTGTCACGATGA
- the trpX gene encoding tryptophan ABC transporter substrate-binding protein: MKNKNLLATIVALTVMVVAALFLTQKEQSNSSNSTEKVKIGVLQFVTHDSLDEIYKGIKAGLKEGGYTTTDNLEIDFMNAEGDQSQVQTMSKKLVDNGNELLIGIATPAAQGLANATTELPIIMGAVTDPVGANLVTDLKNPGGNITGVSDQTPVADAVSLIKEITPDAKTIGVLYSSNEDNSKIQVAEFKAAAEEAGYTVLEYAVASSNEIAATVEVASSKADVLFTPVDNTVASAFSTVVSVVNKTKTPIFTSVEDMVEGGGIASVTLSQYDLGVATGKMAAKILDGANPADTPVQIFNEGTVVVNQKVAKELGITLSDDVISKASKVIE, translated from the coding sequence TTGAAAAATAAAAACTTACTAGCTACAATTGTTGCCCTTACTGTTATGGTAGTTGCTGCCCTGTTTTTGACGCAAAAAGAACAGAGCAATTCATCCAATAGCACAGAGAAAGTCAAAATTGGAGTTCTGCAATTTGTGACACATGATTCATTAGATGAGATTTATAAGGGAATCAAGGCAGGTCTTAAAGAAGGTGGTTATACCACAACGGATAATTTAGAAATTGATTTTATGAATGCTGAGGGTGATCAATCCCAAGTTCAAACCATGAGTAAAAAATTGGTGGACAATGGCAATGAATTATTGATTGGTATCGCAACACCTGCTGCACAAGGTCTTGCCAATGCAACCACAGAATTACCCATTATCATGGGGGCTGTGACAGATCCTGTTGGTGCTAACTTGGTAACTGACTTGAAAAATCCTGGTGGAAATATTACAGGGGTATCAGACCAAACACCAGTAGCAGACGCAGTTTCTCTCATTAAAGAAATCACACCAGATGCTAAAACTATCGGTGTCCTCTATTCTTCAAACGAAGACAATTCAAAAATTCAAGTAGCGGAATTTAAGGCAGCAGCAGAAGAGGCTGGCTATACTGTTCTTGAATATGCAGTTGCTTCTAGTAATGAAATTGCAGCGACAGTAGAGGTCGCAAGTAGTAAAGCAGATGTTCTCTTTACACCAGTAGACAACACAGTTGCCTCAGCATTTTCAACTGTCGTATCTGTGGTAAATAAAACCAAAACTCCGATTTTCACCAGCGTAGAAGATATGGTAGAAGGTGGAGGTATCGCATCTGTTACCCTTAGCCAGTATGACTTGGGTGTGGCAACTGGTAAGATGGCTGCGAAAATTCTTGATGGTGCCAATCCAGCGGATACACCTGTACAAATCTTTAACGAGGGTACCGTTGTTGTCAACCAAAAAGTTGCTAAAGAATTAGGAATTACCTTGTCAGATGATGTGATTAGTAAAGCAAGCAAGGTTATCGAATAA
- a CDS encoding transposase translates to MSSLEKIIETQSKTIEMMANELTLLREQVDYLRQKLYGKSSEKVVYQPGQLSLFGEESLPEEEADLPS, encoded by the coding sequence ATGTCATCACTAGAAAAAATTATTGAAACACAGTCAAAAACGATAGAGATGATGGCTAATGAACTCACTCTCCTTCGAGAACAGGTTGACTATCTGAGACAGAAACTCTACGGAAAATCATCAGAGAAGGTCGTATATCAACCAGGTCAGCTGAGCTTGTTTGGGGAGGAAAGTCTCCCTGAAGAAGAAGCTGACTTACCCAGTTGA
- a CDS encoding glycosyltransferase family 2 protein, giving the protein MNTPLISVIVPVYNVEGYIEQCIRSIQSQTYKNLEVIIVDDGSPDNSIVKAKSLTDGDPRFIYIQQENGGLSAARNTGLEHATGEYVTFIDSDDFLFEASIEMMYHGLKLSHAEISIGAFCRFDDVNFIFYDYGSFKFELLSPEELLERQDNQVLALRLMFWTAWGKLYKKELFADIRFPVGQCYEDAAISWKLFMKTQHACYLNQPLYVYRSNPSSISQNFKLEHNVHLEFLKERIVKMNEIGYPIQKSISLYRHHLRNHIQLCLDIGEMTEVASLENELERIESGHLDFLTSDE; this is encoded by the coding sequence ATGAATACACCGCTGATTTCCGTTATTGTACCAGTTTATAATGTTGAAGGATATATAGAACAATGTATTCGCTCTATTCAAAGTCAGACTTATAAAAATTTAGAAGTCATAATAGTAGACGATGGTAGTCCTGATAACAGTATTGTAAAAGCTAAGTCGCTTACAGATGGAGATCCACGTTTTATCTATATCCAACAAGAAAATGGTGGCTTATCGGCAGCTCGTAATACAGGTTTAGAACATGCAACAGGAGAGTATGTAACCTTTATTGACTCTGATGATTTTTTATTTGAAGCATCTATTGAGATGATGTATCATGGATTGAAATTGTCTCATGCTGAAATAAGCATAGGAGCTTTCTGTAGATTTGACGATGTGAACTTTATCTTCTACGATTATGGGTCATTTAAGTTTGAGTTGCTATCTCCAGAAGAACTATTAGAACGTCAGGATAATCAAGTTTTAGCGCTTCGATTGATGTTTTGGACAGCTTGGGGAAAATTATATAAAAAAGAACTTTTTGCAGATATTCGTTTCCCTGTTGGTCAATGTTATGAGGATGCGGCAATTTCATGGAAATTGTTTATGAAAACACAGCATGCTTGTTATTTAAATCAGCCTTTGTATGTTTATCGTTCCAACCCATCAAGTATTTCACAGAACTTTAAACTGGAGCATAATGTTCATTTAGAGTTTCTAAAAGAACGGATAGTTAAGATGAATGAGATAGGATACCCTATTCAAAAATCTATTTCACTTTACCGTCATCATTTAAGAAACCATATTCAACTTTGCCTAGATATTGGTGAAATGACGGAAGTTGCTAGTCTAGAAAATGAATTGGAACGCATAGAGAGTGGGCATCTGGATTTTTTAACCAGTGATGAATGA
- a CDS encoding prolyl-tRNA synthetase associated domain-containing protein gives MDKLVFESLADLGMDYTIVEHPPARTTEEADRYIEGVEGVRTKSMFLTNKKKTAFYLLIMDDQKQLDMDQFRDLVGANRIRMASSDSLMEKMHLPAGVVSVFGLLHNVDKDIQVFFDKEILSESILTFHPNVNTKTIFVKTEDVLRFVEEIGFSATIVDLR, from the coding sequence ATGGATAAATTGGTTTTTGAAAGCTTAGCTGACTTGGGAATGGACTACACCATTGTAGAGCATCCACCAGCTCGGACAACTGAGGAAGCAGACCGTTACATTGAAGGGGTAGAAGGAGTACGGACTAAGTCCATGTTTCTGACTAATAAGAAAAAGACTGCATTTTATTTACTGATCATGGATGACCAGAAGCAGCTGGATATGGACCAGTTTCGTGATTTGGTTGGAGCCAACCGCATTCGGATGGCCTCGAGTGATAGCTTGATGGAAAAAATGCACTTGCCTGCGGGAGTGGTATCTGTTTTTGGCTTGTTACATAATGTTGATAAGGATATTCAAGTCTTTTTTGATAAAGAAATCCTTTCTGAATCCATTCTAACCTTCCACCCCAATGTTAATACGAAAACGATTTTTGTAAAGACAGAAGATGTTTTGCGTTTTGTAGAAGAGATTGGCTTTTCAGCAACGATTGTTGACTTGAGGTAA
- a CDS encoding IS66-like element short variant transposase gives MGRKVSLKKKLTYPVETETITYKRKKAKGVRQAIFSQFTPEIVHHELQGEDCTCPDCHGQLKEIGSTVQRQELVFIPAQLKRIDHVQHAYKCQACSQKNLSDKIIKAPVPKAPLAHSLGSASIIAHTIHQKFNLKVPNYRQEEDWHKLGLPISRKEIANWHIKSSQYYFEPIYNLLHEKLLEQPILHADETSYKVLENDSQLTYYWTFLSGKHEKNGITLYHHDKRRSGLVVEEFLGDYAGYVHCDMWSAYRQLDKAQLVGCWAHVRRKFFEATPKKTDNTSLGAKGLAYCDRLFALESDWADLSTEERLHKRQTELTPLMDEFFDWCREQAVLPASKLGTAIEYSLKYETTFRAVLSDGDLVLSNNMAERAMKTLVMGRKNWLFSQSFEGAKSIAVILSLLETAKRHGLDAEKYMTYLLEHLPNEESLAKKEVLEAYLPWDKNIKRACK, from the coding sequence TTGGGGAGGAAAGTCTCCCTGAAGAAGAAGCTGACTTACCCAGTTGAAACGGAGACCATCACCTATAAACGCAAGAAAGCTAAGGGAGTTCGTCAGGCTATTTTCAGCCAGTTCACTCCAGAGATTGTGCATCACGAATTGCAGGGCGAAGACTGCACTTGTCCAGACTGTCATGGTCAGCTGAAAGAGATTGGCTCAACTGTTCAACGACAAGAGTTGGTCTTCATTCCTGCACAATTAAAGCGGATTGACCATGTTCAACACGCATACAAGTGTCAGGCATGTAGTCAGAAGAATCTAAGCGATAAGATTATCAAGGCTCCTGTTCCTAAGGCACCTTTGGCACACAGCTTGGGTTCAGCCTCTATCATCGCTCACACCATTCACCAGAAATTCAATCTGAAGGTACCCAATTACCGTCAGGAAGAGGACTGGCATAAACTTGGCCTGCCCATCAGTCGGAAGGAAATAGCCAACTGGCACATCAAGTCTAGTCAGTATTATTTCGAGCCGATTTATAACCTGTTGCACGAGAAATTGTTGGAGCAGCCTATTCTTCATGCGGATGAGACTTCCTACAAGGTCTTAGAAAATGATAGCCAGTTGACCTACTACTGGACTTTCTTGTCTGGGAAACATGAGAAAAATGGAATTACCCTCTATCATCATGACAAACGACGGAGCGGCTTAGTTGTGGAGGAGTTTCTTGGGGACTATGCGGGCTACGTTCATTGTGACATGTGGAGTGCTTATCGTCAATTAGACAAGGCTCAGCTCGTTGGCTGTTGGGCTCATGTTAGACGAAAATTTTTTGAGGCGACTCCTAAGAAGACAGATAATACTTCTTTAGGAGCCAAGGGATTAGCCTATTGCGACCGCCTGTTTGCCTTGGAGAGTGACTGGGCTGACCTGTCTACTGAGGAACGGCTACATAAACGGCAGACAGAGTTAACTCCCTTGATGGACGAGTTCTTTGATTGGTGCCGTGAACAGGCTGTCTTGCCAGCTTCCAAATTGGGTACTGCAATAGAGTATAGCCTCAAATACGAAACCACCTTCCGAGCCGTTCTCTCGGACGGTGACCTAGTCCTGTCCAACAATATGGCTGAGAGGGCTATGAAGACCTTGGTGATGGGCAGAAAAAATTGGCTTTTTTCTCAGAGCTTTGAGGGAGCCAAGTCGATAGCTGTCATTTTGAGTCTTTTAGAAACAGCTAAGCGACACGGACTTGATGCAGAAAAATATATGACCTATCTTCTAGAACACTTACCTAATGAGGAGTCGCTCGCAAAAAAGGAGGTTTTAGAAGCCTATTTGCCATGGGATAAAAATATTAAGAGAGCTTGTAAATAG
- a CDS encoding ABC transporter ATP-binding protein, which yields MKAIVELKNATKVVTNGFDEERVILDNVNLTIYQGDFITILGGNGAGKSTLFNVIAGTLPLTSGSVHILGEDVTNWPAEKRAKYLARVFQDPKMGTAPRMTVAENMLIAKYRGEGRGLVPRRLAQQTEEFAQLLPRVGNGLEKHLDTPAGLLSGGQRQALSLLMASLKQPELLLLDEHTAALDPKTSQSLMQLTDELIATKGMTALMVTHQMEDALCHGNRLIVMKNGQIIQDQMAEEKSKMKLEDYYKLFD from the coding sequence ATGAAAGCAATTGTTGAATTAAAAAATGCCACCAAGGTGGTGACAAACGGTTTTGATGAAGAACGTGTGATTTTGGACAATGTCAATCTGACCATTTACCAGGGTGATTTTATTACCATTTTGGGTGGAAATGGGGCTGGGAAGTCAACTCTCTTTAATGTCATTGCTGGAACCCTACCCTTGACTAGTGGTTCTGTCCATATTCTTGGTGAGGATGTAACCAATTGGCCTGCAGAAAAACGTGCTAAGTATCTGGCGCGTGTTTTCCAAGATCCTAAAATGGGAACTGCTCCGCGGATGACAGTGGCAGAAAATATGCTCATCGCCAAGTATCGTGGTGAGGGGCGGGGCTTAGTGCCACGCAGATTGGCCCAACAGACGGAAGAATTTGCCCAGCTTTTGCCGAGAGTGGGAAATGGTCTGGAAAAACATCTGGATACGCCAGCAGGACTTTTATCAGGTGGTCAACGTCAGGCACTGAGTTTGCTAATGGCGAGTTTAAAACAGCCTGAACTTTTACTCTTGGATGAGCATACTGCAGCCCTTGACCCTAAGACCAGCCAATCCTTGATGCAATTAACGGACGAATTGATTGCGACCAAGGGAATGACGGCCCTCATGGTCACTCACCAGATGGAAGATGCTCTGTGTCACGGTAATCGCTTGATTGTCATGAAAAATGGTCAGATTATTCAGGACCAAATGGCTGAAGAAAAATCCAAGATGAAACTGGAAGATTATTATAAGTTGTTTGATTAG